Below is a window of Syntrophorhabdaceae bacterium DNA.
TTGAATTGAATGACGCCCTTTATCATTTAGGACTTATTACAGGCGAGACATGTTCTGATGATATCCTGAATAGCATATTTGAAAGATTTTGTATTGGAAAGTAAAGCCCTAAATACCTATTTTTAAAGCAATATGAAAAGCCAGATAGCCTATAAAAAATGAAGACAAAAGCATGGTCAAAAAAGATGCAAAAAACCATCTCCAGCTACCAAGTTCCTGTTTCATAACTGTTATCGTGGGCATACATGGTATAAAAAGCATGAGTATTATAAGAAATGATAGGGCAGATGCATGATTTATAGCATGAGGTAATATATTCATAAGCCCTTCCTCTCCCACACCATAGAGGACACTTAAGGTTGCCACTGCATTTTCCTTGGCAATTATGCTCGATATAAGGGCAACCATCATCTTCCAATCTAAACCTACAGGCATTCCCAGGGGCTCTAATATTTTCCCTATCCATGCAATCATGCTATTTTCTATATTACCACCTGGAATATTCGACATAATCCACATAAGCATTGAAAAAATAAGTATCACTGTCCCTGCCTTCTTTATAAAGGCAGCTAATCTTGACCATACAGCAAAAAATATGGTCTTGAAATCAGGTTTGTGATAAAGAGGTAGTTCCATTATAAAAGGCACAGGCTCATCTTTTAAAAAAATCCTGCTTGCTACTATACCTGATATACCCAGGACAATTATATTTATAGCAATAAGTGACCAGGATACAAATAGAGCCTTCTGCCCGAATATGGCGGCAGCCACAAAGGTCATGGCAGCCAGTCTTGCTGTGCATGGGACAAAAGGTGTCAGGAAGATGGTAAGAAGTCTTGCCCTCTTTGATTCCACAATCCTGGCACCCATAATAGAAGGGACATTACAGCCAAAGCCAAGACACATGGGTAAAAAACTCTTCCCATGCAATCCAACTAAATGCATAAACCTGTCCATTACAAATGCTGCCCTTGCCATATAACCTACATTTTCAAGAAAAGTCATAGAGAAGAAAAATATGGCCAAAATTGGGATAAATGTAAGCACTGTGCCTACCCCACCTATTATACCCTTTACCACTATTCCCCTGAGCCACCATGGTTCATGGGCGAGTATACCATCTGTCCATACACCAAAAGCACTTACGAGATTTTCAAGAAATTTTTGCATTGGAAATCCTATTTTAAATGTAAAAACAAATATCAGTGCAAGAATGGCAAGAAGTATGGGTATCCCTAAAATAGGACGGGTAAGGATATGATCTATCCTGTCTGTTGTAAGAACCTCACCCCTTCTAAAACGTTTAACCGCAGCCTTTGTTATCTCTTCTATCCAGTCATATCGTCCGCCCACAACTGCCCTTAGTGCGTCTTCATGGCTTATGAGCAGTGATTGAATAGCATTCCATTTATCAATAGGCAAAACAAGTCTCATATTCTCGGTAATCTCAGGGTCACCTTCCATCAGCTTTATGGCAATCCAATCTTCTGTATATGACACAGGGACACCATCCTTTATCAATTCCTTTATCTTTAAAAAGATATCATGGTGGTCTCTGGATACTGCGGGAAGCTTAGGTTTATATTCTATTTTAGCCTCTACCAATTCTTTAATAGTTGATACAAGCTCTTTTATACCTTTATTTTTAGTGGCAACCATGGGAATAACGGGGATGTCAAGGGAATCTCGCAAGGCATCTATATCTATCTGGATACCATTCTTTTCAGCCACGTCAAGCATATTTATTGCAACAATAATAGGTGTCCCCATAGGTATAAGTTCAGATAAAAGATACAGACTTCTTTCCAAAACCGTGGCATTCGCTATCAAGACAACCACATCAGGGTGCTCCTGAATGATAAAATCCCTGGCAACCTTTTCTTCCTCTGAATATGCCCCAAGACTGTATGTTCCTGGAAGATCCACTATCTTTAATTCCACATCCCCTGATACATGAAAACCCTCTTTTTTTTCTACTGTTTTACCAGGCCAATTACCAACATGCTGAGATAGTCCTGTTAGGACATTAAACACAGTAGATTTTCCCACATTAGGCTGTCCAGCAAGGGCAACATAGATTGTTTTCTTTTTTTCAAAAACCTCTATTTCATGAGCCGGGACTGTTTTGGCGACCATGATTTTTTCTGCCTGTCTCCTCCCAAGGGCTATCCTTGTCTCAGAGGCAAATATAATCACCATATTTCCTATGTTTCTTAATACCTTTATCTTTATACCGGGGATAATGCCGATTCCAGCAAGCCTGCTTATGAGTCGCTGCCCACCTAAAAAGTAGTAAACTATACCTTCCTCTCCTTCATTAAGCATGGATATGGGCAATAGGTCCTTGTTCATGGATATAATTTTCTCCAACAATAAAGCATTTCATTGTTTATACTATGTCATAAAGATTAATGTCAAACAAACCAAGGCTTAAAAAAAAATACGAAAACATTTTTTTCTAAAAATCTAAATGTGGTATTATTATAGAGGTTTTTTTTAGATTTTTAAAATTTGGCAACTATCTAAAAAACCTTATAAAATTCACTATGCCTGGTTTTAAATTATACCTGAGTAACCGTCTTGAAATCCTTATTGAGCAACTTGCTTCCGTTGTAGGCAAAAAACTTTCATCATTCTTTAAACAAGAAATCATAGTTGTTCAGAGCAAGGGGATGGAGAGATGGCTTTCCATGGAACTGGCTAAAAAATTCCGTATATGGTCAAACTGTATATATCCATTTCCTGATAATTTTATCTGGGAAATCTTCAAAATTGTATTAAAAGATACACCTAACATCAATTTTTTTGACCCATCTATCCTGTCATGGCGTATAATGAATATATTACCAGATTTAATAGACAAGCCCTCTTTTCACCAGATAAAAGATTACATAGGGGAAGACAAAACCCAGCTCAAGACATTTCAGCTCTCAGAGCGTATTGCCCATGTCTTTGATAGATATACTGTTTATCGGCCTGATATAATCATTCAATGGGATAAAGAAAACCAAACCGATGATTGGCAGCAATCTCTCTGGAAAGCACTCACAGAAGGAAAAGATGATAGAGACAGGGCACATATGCTCCATAGGTTTGAACAGGAAATACAAAAAAATAAGTTCTACAAAAAAGACCTTCCAGAAAGGATATCCATCTTTGGTATATCAGCATTACCTTTATATCACCTAAGAGTAATACAGGCTATATCTCATTTTATTGATATACATTTTTTCTTTTTGAGCCCTACATGTGAATATTGGGGCGATATAATCCCTGAAAGAAAATTAAAAACAGCTTCATCAGATATGCATTTTGAAACAGGGAACCCCCTTCTTGCATCCATGGGAAAGATGGGCAGAGATTTTTTTAATATTATTATAGAAGATGCGGAAGAATACCATCTATTTGAAGAGCCCGATGAAACCAATCTCCTAACAAAGGTGCAATCAGACATCTTTCACCTGAGATGGAGAGGGAGAAACGAACAAAAATCTATAATAGAAGATGATGATATATCTATCCAGGTGCATTCATGTCATTCGCCCATCCGAGAAATAGAGGTCCTATACAATAATCTATTATTTTTCTTCGAAACATACAAAGATTTAAAGCCAAAAGATATTATCGTTATGACACCTGATATAGAGACATATGCGCCTTTTATATCTGCAGTCTTTGATGGCTATGGTGATGAAACGAAAAAGATACCGTATTCCATAGCAGACAGGGGGGCTATAATAGAAAGCCCTACAATCAATTCGTTTCTCAAGATCCTTAACCTCTGTAATGGAAGATTTTATGCCTCCCATGTTTTAGATATACTTGATGACCCCAATATAAGAGAAAAATTTAACATTAATAATAAAGACATGGATACTATACTCAAATGGATAAATGATACAAATATAAGGTGGGGAGTAGATGAAATACATAGAGAATCAATGGGTATTTCAAGATTCAAAAATAATAGCTGGCAGGCAGGGATAGAAAGATTACTACTTGGCTATTCCATGTTTAGCAAAGATGAAGAAATCTTTAACGGGATTTTGCCTTATAATGATATTGAAGGAGATGATATAGATACACTTAATAAGCTCCTTGATTTTTTGATTCCCCTATTTGATTATTCCAAAAAATTACCTTCACAAAACACACTGGATGGATGGTCAGAATTGCTAAAAGGTATCTTAGAGACATTTATGGTCGTCAACGATGAAACACAAAGGGATATACAACTCATAAGAGATACAATCAAGAATTTAGAAATGATTAAATCTTCTTTGGGCATGGATAAAACTATATCCGTCCAGGTAATCATTCATTATCTCAAAAACAAACTTAACACAAGGGAATTTTCTACAGGTTTTATAACAGGGGGTGTTACATTTTGTGAGATGTTGCCCATGAGGAGCATACCTTTTAAAATAGTTGCTCTAATAGGGATGAACAATGACGCCTATCCAAGAGAGTATAGACCCCTTGGATTTGATCTAATTGCCCAGTTTCCAAGAAAAAATGACAGGTCATTAAGGGATGAAGACAGGTATCTTTTTTTAGAGTCTATTCTTTCAGCAAGGAAATGTTTGTATATAAGCTATGTAGGGCAGAGCATAAAAGACAACAGCACCATACCCCCTTCTGTGGTAGTAAGCGAGCTTCTCGATTATATTGAAAAGGGTTTCTATCATCCTGAAAAAAATCCATTGAATATAATAGTAAAGAAACACCCTCTTCAGGGATTTAGCCCAAGATACTTTCAAAAAGACAATAATCTGTTCAGCTACTCAGAAGAGGATTGCGAAGCAATAACAGCAAAAATTTATCAAACATACAATGATATGCCGTTTATTTCAATACCATTAAAGGAGCCTACAAATGATTTAAAAGATATAACAAATCAGGATCTCAAGAGATTCTTCAGTCATCCTGTTAAGTTTTTTTTAAATAACAGACTTGGCATCTTTTTAGACGATAAAGAAGCCTCCGTAAAGGATGACGAACCTTTTGAGTTAGATAACCTGGAAAAATACACCATAAGATCAAAATTAATAGAGAAGATGGTTTCTTATACGGGAGCAGAAAAGACAAAAGAAATCATCTATGCAAGAGGCATGCTGCCACCAAAGACACTGGGAAAGGTCTCCCTTGATTATATATCAAAAGAGGTTGAGGGTTTTTTCAAAAAGATAGAAGGATACATTTCAGATAAAAGGGAACCTATAGATTTCCATATAGAAATAAACGGCTTTAAAATAAATGTAAGGATAAATGATCTATACAAATATGGAATAGTCAGATACAGAGGCTCTAATAATTTAAGGGCAAGAGACCTTTTGGAATTATGGATAGATCACGTTCTTCTAAGCTTATATCAACCTGAAAAAGCTATCATTCTTTCTATGAATGAAATATATTCTTTCAGACAGGTAGATAAAAGCAATGAAATAATAAAAAAACTCCTTGAAATCTACCAGGAAGGTATGAAAATGCCTATCCGGTTTTTCCCTGAAATATCCTTTGCCTATGCAAAAAATCTTAAAAAAAATGGCAATGAATCTTCTGCCCTATCTTCTGCACGGAATAAATGGGAGAATCAATATTATGAAAACCAGAAATCTATTGACCTATACTACAGATTTTATTTTGGTGAATCTGAACCATTTGACAAAATATTTTGTGAGTTAGCTAAAACAATCTTTTATCCTTTACTGGAATATGGCATAAGTGAGAGTCAATGAATATCTTTGACCATATAAAAACACCAATTTTAGATAATAATGGCATAAACCTTGTGGAGGCAAGCGCAGGAACAGGCAAAACCTATGCAATTGCCAATATCTTTGTCCGCCTTTTAGTGGAAAAAAGACTCAATGTCCATGAGATACTTGTGATTACCTATACTAATGCAGCAACAGAGGAACTGAAAGAAAGGATTAGGGCCAGGATAAAAGATACCCTTGATGTATTCTTATTAGGTGATTCAGAAGACACATTTTTTAAGCACCTTTTATGCAAAACAGAAGATAAAGAGATAACTGTAAAGATTTTAACTAATGCCTTGAATGACTTTGACATGACCTCAATTTTTACCATACATGGTTTTTGTCTCAGGGTATTAAGACAATATGCCTTTGAAAGCCTCTCCCTTTTTGATACAGAGATGGCAGAAGAAGATGATGATTTGATAGATGAGGTCGTCAAAGACTTCTTGAGAATAAACCTTTTAGATGAATCCCCTTTTTTTATTTCATACGCCATGAATGTATTGAAAATAGATAGCCTCTATGAACTCGTAAGTAAATTAAATGCAAACCCAACTATTTTAATAAAAGGGGATATGGGTATAACCACTGACTTAGAAGATAGAGTAAAAAAATCAGAATCAGAATGCCTTGATGCATACAAAGAGGCATCAAGGTTGTGGCTGGATTCAAAAGACCATATTATAGATTATCTTTGTAATGACAAATCTTTAAACAGGTCTATATATAAACCTAAAAAAATAACTTCAATAATCGATTCTTTAGAAAAATATTTTAACAATGGATACCCTGTTCCCCTCCCTGATGATTTTCCCTATATTTGTTTCGACCCTTCAAATAAAAATGCCTTGAAAAAGAACGGAACCTTACCTGACCATCCTTTTTTTAAATCCTGTGACTTCCTTAGGAAAAAGGCAACAGGCCTTGAAGATCTATATAAGATGAAGATAATAAGATTTAAAAAAATGCTCATAGAATATGCAAAGACAGAACTGAAAATGAGAAAACAAGAGATAAGCACCCGCACTTTTGATGACCTGCTCATAGATGTGTATAATGCCTTAACAAAAGATCAGGGGAAAAAACTTGCCGAATTGATAAGCAAAAGATATAACGCCATCTTAGTTGATGAGTTTCAGGATACAGACCTTGTTCAATATGAGATAATAAAAAATATCTACAAATATGGAGAGCCTTTAATATTTATTATTGGCGACCCAAAACAGTCTATATACAGTTTTAGGGGTGCTGATATATTCTCCTATCTCAAGGCATCAAAAGATAGTCATGTAAAATGGACGCTTGATTGTAATTACAGATCTTCTAAAAGACTCATCAACGCCATAAATACATTATTTGAGAATGTAAAAGACCCTTTTATTTTCCATGAACTTAATTTTTTACCTGTAAAAGTTGGTGACCCAAATAAACAGGAAGACATGTTAATAAATGGTAGGGCTGATACTTCACCTTTAAAGATATGGTTTTTAGAGGGAAAAGAGTCTGAAGTATTCACAAAAGAAAAGGCAAAAGATGTGATATATAATGCTGTTTTAGATGAGGTTGTAAGACTTATAACCAAGGGCGATAAAGGTGAGATATTAATAGATGGCAGACCTTTATCTGCAAAGGATATTGCCATACTTGTAAGAAAAAATTCAGAGGCAAGGGAATTTCAGAGATTGCTTAACAGGGTAAACATCCCTGGGGTTATCTATAGTGCAGATAGTGTATTCGCAGCAAAAGAGGCAGAAGACCTGCTATTTATTCTGACAGCCATCTATGAACCCAGTGATGAGTCAAAAATAAAGACTGCATTGATTACAGATATTATGGGGCTAAAGGGTGATGCGCTGGCAGAAATTATAGAGGATGAGAATCAATGGAATGAATATATAGAAAAGTTTGAATATTATAAAGACATCTGGATCAAAAATGGTTTTATAAATATGGCAAGGGCTTTCTTGTGGCAGGAAAAGGTTAAAAAAAGACTGCTTACAATGCCTCAAGGAGAGAGAAGGATCACCAATATACTGCATCTCATAGAGCTCATGCACAAGGCCTGTGTAAAAAACAGACTAAGTATAGAAGGGACAATAAAATGGCTGGATAAAAAGATAAAAAATGAGAGTAAATCTAAAGCTGAAGAATACCAGATGAGATTAGAGACAGATGAAGAGGCATTAAAGATTGTTACCATACATAGAAGTAAAGGGCTTGAATACCCTGTAGTCTTCTGCCCTTTTATTTGGGATACGAATAGGCCTTCAAAAAATGACATGGTTATGTTTCATGATGAAAAAGAAGGCTACTCTCTAATAATAGATATATCCATCTCGCCTGATGAATTGTCAAAAAGATATAAAGAGATTGAGGAGTTGGCAGAGAACATCAGGTTGCTTTATGTGGCCATAACAAGGGCAAAGAAAAGGTGCTATATCTCATGGGGCAAGATAAATGAATCAGAGAGATCAGGTCTTGCATATATTTTGCACTCCCCCTCTTCTATTTCGGAAAGTTTTTCTATAGAAGAATTAACAGATTATATAAAAAGACTATCCAACGATGACATAAAATCAAGACTTGAGGAACTTGTGAAAAAATCAGATGGCACCATAGAGATTATCCCCTTTTCTGAATATGAAGGAAAACAATACATACCACCATTAACAAAAGAGGATATATTAACCCCTAAGGTATTCAAAGGCAATATTGACAGGACATGGAGGGTTGTAAGTTTTTCATCTCTTACATCAAAAAAGCCACAATTTGCCGAATTACCTGACAGAGATGAAAGGGTAAAGGTCGATTTAATCACATCTTTTACAAAGCCCCCGCAGGTGAAAAATATATTCTCTTTCCCCCAGGGGTCAAATGCAGGTTTATTCATCCACGATGTCCTTGAGCACATGGACTTTTCATTTAAAGATCATGAAACAATAAGGTTGCTTATTGGTGAAAGACTTCTTCAGTATGGCTTTGATTATGACTGGTTAGATATAATCCTAAATAAAATGAAAGAGGTGTCAAATGCACTGCTTAAATCATATACAGATAGATTCACCCTATCAGAAATCAATAAAGGCGCGATACTTCATGAACTTGAATTTTATCTCCCCTTAGATAAAATAGATAGCTACGGCTTAGGTAATATCTTTGATAAATATATTCCTTTTTCAGATAATTTAAGTCCAAAGGAACTCATAAAGGAGTTAGGTTTCACCCCTGTAGAGGGTATGGTTAGGGGCTTTATTGATATGGTCTTCGAACATAATGGCAGATATTATATAATTGACTGGAAATCTAATTTTCTTGGCGATAGAGTTGAAAATTACAATAAAGAAACATTAAATAAGGTAATGCTGGATGAATATTACTTCCTTCAGTACCATCTTTACGTAGTTGCATTAAACAATCTTTTATCATTCAGACTAAATGATTATTCATATGAAAGACATTTTGGCGGTGTTTTTTATATTTTTATAAGGGGTGTATCTTCTGAAAAAGATAATTATGGCATATTCTTTGATTTACCGGAAAAGAGCCTAATAGAAGAACTAAACATATATCTAAGAAGGCAAAGATAAATGACCAATCTGGATTATAGGGCTTGTAAGGGTTTTCCAGGTATACACAGGTATTTTGCCGATTTCATGGTATCACTTCCCGGTAGTATAGATGAAAAAGACAATGCCCATATCTGGCTTGCCTCAGCCCTTGTAAGCTATTTTGTGAATAAGGGACATATTTGTATAAATTTACAAGATATGGCAGGGAGAGAATTATATTTAGATGAAGATAATGAAGATTTATCGATTTTATGTCCTCCTCTGGAGCAATGGATAGAATGTCTAAAAAGATGCCATCTTGTAGGAGACCCATATGAAAACAAACCACTTATCCTCACAGAAGATTTTAGACTATATCTTAACCGCTATTGGCAATACGAAAGGATTTTTATAGACAATATTACTAAAAAAATAAATTTTCAATCTGATAGTTGTCACGAATCTCTTACAGATGAAATACTTGAAAGACTTTTTCCGCCCATTAGCGAAAAAGAAGAAGATATGCAGAGAAAGGCAGCTCAAGCCTCCCTCTCAAAGAATTTTCTTGTGATATCCGGTGGACCAGGCACAGGGAAAACATACACTATTGTAAAAATAATTGCACTCTTAATGGAGATGAAAAAGATTGAATCAATAGCTCTTGTTGCGCCTACAGGCAAGGCAGCAGCAAGATTAAAGTCGGTAATAAGAGATTTAAAGGATCAGATTGATTGCCCAGATAAGATTAAAACAGAGATACCGGATGAGGCATTGACCGTCCATAGACTCCTTGGGGCATCAACAAGGACAAAAAGCTTCAAATTTCATGAAAATAACCCATTACCCCATGATGCAGTGATAGTGGATGAAGCGTCTATGATTGACCTACCCCTTATGGCAAAATTTCTATCGGCAATACCACAGAAGACAAAACTAATCCTCGTTGGAGATAAAGACCAGCTTTCCTCGGTGGAGCCAGGAGCTGTATTCGGCGATATCTGTGAGGCTGTAGAGGGCATCCCTGACTCTATCGTTATATTGAAGAAAAACTACCGTTTTCACAAAGATAGCGGTATAGGCCTGTTGAGCGAAAAGGTAAAACAGGGAAATGGAGAAGAGGCTATAAAACTTATAAAGGATGGGGTTTATAAAGATATAGTATGGAGAGATCTCCCATCCCCTGATAACCTCTATCCATTCGTTGAAAAAAACATTGTTGAAAAATATCATCCTTATATAAAATCTACTGAAATAGAAGAGGCTTTTGAATATTTTGATAGTTTTCATGTCATATGCGCCTTGAGAAAAGGTCCATACGGAGTCATTGCCATCAACGGATTAATTGAAAAAAGCCTAAAAGAAAAAGGTTTAATAAAAATCTTTGGTAAATGGTATAGATGTAAGCCCATCATGATAACTGCAAATGACTATAATCTTAAACTATTTAATGGAGATACAGGCATTGTCTTTCAAGATAAAGAAAATAGAGGTTTGTTAAGGATTTTTTTCAGGAGCGAAGATGATGGTATAAGAAAGATAGCCCCACCAAGGATAGCAGATTATGAAACTGCATATGCCATCACAGTCCATAAAAGTCAGGGTTCTGAATTTAAAGATATTGTCATCATACTATCTGATAGACAAACAGAGATATTAACAAGGGAACTCATATACACGGCCATTACAAGGGCAAAAAGACATGTGGAAATATGGGGAAGAGAAGATGTTTTTGTAGAGGCTGTTAAAAAAAGGATTAAGAGACAGTCGGGTATAAAAGAAGCCCTTATATCTATCCACCAAAATCGGGATTTATGAATTCTATGATATCTCCTGGTTTTATATATGTAATTTCATAATTATGCGGAAAGACATATCGATTATTCAATTCCACAATCAATCCTTTATCCTGTTCATTAAAATAAGAGATGAGTTTTGCTATAGTCATATCACTGGGTATCTTTTCTTTAACACCATTTAATATAATCTCCATCTCCTCCATCTCCAATCTATTTTTTCAAAATTTAAATAATTTTTCAATGCCTTATGGTATTTGTCTCAACAATCCAGACCTTTTAAATGTCTTTTTTTAAATTTCCACACGTAGGACATTGAGGGTTCTTTTCTATAATCAATTCCCTAAACTGCATATCAATACCTGAAAAATAGAGCAACCTGCCTTTTAATATACCTTTAATGCCAACTACTATCTTTATTGCCTCCATTACCTGAATCGATGCAACTATACCAGGTGTAGGGCCTATCACACCTACTGTCCCCACCTTCTTCAAGTCTTTATGGAATATACAATCAAAGCAAGGGGTCTCATAAGGGATAAATGTGGTAACCATGCCATTAAATCCATCAACACCACCATAAATATATGGAATGGATTTGTCGAGAGAGACACGGTTCAAAATCCTCCTTGTCTCAAGGTTATCTGTTGCATCTATAATCAATGAAGAGCCATCTATAATTTCAGATGCATTTGTATCATTTAATTCTACATTAATAGCCTCAATATTACAGTTAGGATTTAAACGTCTTAATTTTTCAATTCCCGATTTAGTCTTTTCCTTTCCTATATCATCTGTCCAATGGATAATCTGCCTGTTTAGATTTGATATGTCGACTCTATCCTTATCAATAATCTTGATATGTCCTATCCCTGCTGCAGCCAGATACATGGCAGACACAGATCCTAAACCACCTATACCTGCCATAAAGACCCGTGCACTCTTTAATTTTTCTTGTCCTATCTTGTCTATGGAAGGGATGATTATCTGTCTACTATATCTTTTCAATTCCTCATGGGTCAATTGAATATCCATAGCCTTTCCCAAAAATCATAGAAACGCTGTTTTACATAATAATTTACTGCTTAAGACAAATCAAGATAAAAAAGTTGTCAGTTTGCTCTGGATTTTTAGTATTTCTGTGTCCTCAGCTGAATTCTCATGCGCCTCACTTCCTCCTGATAACTTATAATTCATCTATGAAACATTTAATTAACACCATTTTAACCTTACTATAGTCCAAATGGGAGCTAAAGGGTATAATTGGTAAATTCTTAAAATTCAAGAGTAAGTGTTTTACAGAGCTCCTCAGGCTGTAAAAAAGAACCACTCACACCATTCCCTCAATAAGAGAAAGGGTGTAAGTGGTTAATAAATAAAATTAATTGATTTTATCCGTTAACATTATTATTTTCTCATCAAGTAACTCATTAGATG
It encodes the following:
- the recD gene encoding exodeoxyribonuclease V subunit alpha, with product MTNLDYRACKGFPGIHRYFADFMVSLPGSIDEKDNAHIWLASALVSYFVNKGHICINLQDMAGRELYLDEDNEDLSILCPPLEQWIECLKRCHLVGDPYENKPLILTEDFRLYLNRYWQYERIFIDNITKKINFQSDSCHESLTDEILERLFPPISEKEEDMQRKAAQASLSKNFLVISGGPGTGKTYTIVKIIALLMEMKKIESIALVAPTGKAAARLKSVIRDLKDQIDCPDKIKTEIPDEALTVHRLLGASTRTKSFKFHENNPLPHDAVIVDEASMIDLPLMAKFLSAIPQKTKLILVGDKDQLSSVEPGAVFGDICEAVEGIPDSIVILKKNYRFHKDSGIGLLSEKVKQGNGEEAIKLIKDGVYKDIVWRDLPSPDNLYPFVEKNIVEKYHPYIKSTEIEEAFEYFDSFHVICALRKGPYGVIAINGLIEKSLKEKGLIKIFGKWYRCKPIMITANDYNLKLFNGDTGIVFQDKENRGLLRIFFRSEDDGIRKIAPPRIADYETAYAITVHKSQGSEFKDIVIILSDRQTEILTRELIYTAITRAKRHVEIWGREDVFVEAVKKRIKRQSGIKEALISIHQNRDL
- the thiS gene encoding sulfur carrier protein ThiS, which gives rise to MEIILNGVKEKIPSDMTIAKLISYFNEQDKGLIVELNNRYVFPHNYEITYIKPGDIIEFINPDFGG
- a CDS encoding HesA/MoeB/ThiF family protein, which encodes MDIQLTHEELKRYSRQIIIPSIDKIGQEKLKSARVFMAGIGGLGSVSAMYLAAAGIGHIKIIDKDRVDISNLNRQIIHWTDDIGKEKTKSGIEKLRRLNPNCNIEAINVELNDTNASEIIDGSSLIIDATDNLETRRILNRVSLDKSIPYIYGGVDGFNGMVTTFIPYETPCFDCIFHKDLKKVGTVGVIGPTPGIVASIQVMEAIKIVVGIKGILKGRLLYFSGIDMQFRELIIEKNPQCPTCGNLKKDI